ATGGGACAGGGACGAAAGAAATCCGCGTCCGGTCTACTTCGAGGATATCGGCGTTTCGGCTCTTTCGGTTGCGCTCAAGGAAACGATTGCGCGAGAACACATTGCAGCGGTCGCTTTCATTCCGATCCTGATCGGCGGCCGGCTCGCCGGAAAATTCATGGCCTATTACGACAGGCCGCATCGCTTCACCGAACCGGAGATCGACGTCGCGCTGACGCTCGCGCGGCAACTCGGCTTCGGTATCGCGAGGCTGAGGGCGGAACAGGCGCGGAGCGCCGCCGAAGAGCGTGCGCAGCAGCTCGTGTTCATCGTGGAATCCTCCGATGATGCGATCATCAGTAAGGACCTCGACGGGATCATCCGGACCTGGAACTCAGGCGCCCAGCGGCTGTTCGGCTATAGCGCCGGCGAGGCCATCGGCAAGCCGGTGACCATTCTTTTCCCGCCAGGATCCGAAGACGAGGAGCCCGGGATCCTGGCGCGTGTACGGGATGGTGAACGAATCCACCATTATGAAACTGTTCGCCGGCGGAAGGACGGCAGCCTCCTGGACATTTCGCTGACCGTCTCGCCAGTGCGCGACGGCGCAGGACGCATCGTCGGCGCATCGAAGATCGCCCGCGACATCACCGATCGCAAGGAAGCCGAACGAAAACTCCGGGAGAGCGAGCAGCGTCTCTCCGAATTGCTGGCGGCTATACCGGCGGCGATTTACACGACCGACGCGCAGGGGAAGGTTACCTACTTCAACGAGGCGGCCGCCGAATTCTCCGGCCGGACGCCCGTGCTCGGCAGTGACGAATGGTGCGTCACGTGGAAGCTGTTCCTGCCGGACGGCACGCCGCTTCCGCACGACCAGTGCCCGATGGCGGTGGCGCTCAAGGAAGGGCGCGCCGTGCGTGGCGCCGAAGCGGTCGCGGAGCGGCCGGACGGGACGCGGGTGCCCTTCATTCCCTTCCCGACGCCGCTGCGGGACTCTTCCGGCAAGATCAACGGCGCCATCAACATGCTGGTGGATATCAGTGAACGGCGGCAGGCGGAAACCCAGCAGCGGCTTCTGCTCGATGAACTCAATCACCGCACCAAGAACAACATGCAGATGCTGCAGTCGCTGCTGTTCTCCGCGGCAAGAACCGCGCACAGCGAGGAGGCGCGGAAGGTCCTGAACGAAGCCAGCGCGCGGATCGCGGCGATGGCGGCGGCGCAACGCGTGCTGTACGGCCGCAGCGATGCAAGTCGGTTCGATGCGAAAGAATTTCTGCCGGCGGTCTGCCAGACCATCCGGCAATTGCTGCCGCCGGAGGCGCGCATCGAGTGTGGCGCAGCGCACGGCGTGCTGTCCAACGACGTGGCGATGCCGCTCGCGCTGATACTGAACGAGCTTCTGACAAACGCCGTTAAGCACGGCATCAAGGATCATGCGAGAGAGTGCGTCCGGGTCAGCTTGACGGAGCATGACGGGCAGCTCGCGCTCTGCGTCGAGGATGAGGGCGAGGGGTTCGACCTGGAAGAGGCGCGCAAGAACTCATCCGGACTGCAGCTCGTCCTCGGCCTCGCGCGCCAGCTGCGCGGGACGCTTTGCATCACGAAAAATCCGTCGCGGGCGTGCCTCGAGTTCCCCGCTTCAAAAATCTAGGGCGGTCATCGATGACGCCACAGCACAGCGCAGGGCATTTCGCGCCGCCGTCCGGGCCGGACCGCAACCGGCCGCTGCCCGCTGAAGAGGCCCGACGGATGGAAGACAAGCAGGGCCCGCTGCGCGTTCTCGTCGTCGAGGATGATTTTCTCATCGCCATGCAAACCGAAGTCGCGCTGACCACGGCCGGCTTCGAGGTCGTCGGCCC
This portion of the Bradyrhizobium sp. AZCC 2262 genome encodes:
- a CDS encoding sensor histidine kinase, producing MLVDISERRQAETQQRLLLDELNHRTKNNMQMLQSLLFSAARTAHSEEARKVLNEASARIAAMAAAQRVLYGRSDASRFDAKEFLPAVCQTIRQLLPPEARIECGAAHGVLSNDVAMPLALILNELLTNAVKHGIKDHARECVRVSLTEHDGQLALCVEDEGEGFDLEEARKNSSGLQLVLGLARQLRGTLCITKNPSRACLEFPASKI